A region of Streptomyces sp. NBC_01750 DNA encodes the following proteins:
- a CDS encoding DUF6114 domain-containing protein, protein MFFNLSDRRPDVRVAAADARRRFRAWRRGRPFWAGLFTLAAGLPIIYFPYVHLPVANIPLALSTTAGAGALITGILLMVLGITLWVQQQVRVFAGIAALLLALVSFPVANFGGLFLGLLSGLIGGSLACAWAPPTGNAGPCPALNRGSAAAPVGEGQSDK, encoded by the coding sequence GTGTTCTTCAATCTCTCCGACAGACGCCCGGATGTGCGCGTCGCCGCCGCCGATGCCAGGCGAAGATTCAGGGCGTGGCGGCGCGGACGGCCCTTCTGGGCAGGGCTGTTCACCCTCGCGGCGGGCCTGCCCATCATCTACTTCCCCTACGTGCACCTGCCCGTGGCCAACATCCCGCTGGCACTGTCCACCACAGCCGGCGCCGGGGCCCTGATCACCGGGATTCTGCTCATGGTCCTGGGCATCACCCTCTGGGTCCAACAGCAGGTGCGGGTGTTCGCCGGGATCGCGGCCCTGCTGCTCGCCCTCGTCTCATTCCCTGTGGCGAACTTCGGGGGCCTTTTCCTTGGTCTGCTGTCCGGGCTGATCGGCGGTTCACTGGCGTGTGCCTGGGCTCCGCCCACGGGCAACGCCGGGCCGTGCCCCGCGCTGAACCGCGGCTCCGCGGCCGCCCCAGTGGGGGAAGGTCAGAGTGACAAGTGA
- a CDS encoding DUF6230 family protein, with translation MSHGFGRTRWKRFAVVLGAGVTAAAALGIGMAQGALAASFFISGQRFQVGADTIKVRGLSIYGMVDVTKKGTLVPVAVTGLRSAKISGLCQSVVVPIPVLGPYTLRLTGGDRSPTEAKNMFIDATSLSAGQANLDDLDIGVAAGAVSKGPINPEDRDSRFFDPNGVAQQAVSAVLTDVRTTAVAVSAATLNIPELDLRLKQGRRECF, from the coding sequence ATGTCGCACGGCTTCGGCAGAACCCGCTGGAAGCGTTTCGCGGTGGTCCTCGGCGCGGGCGTCACGGCCGCTGCGGCTCTCGGTATCGGCATGGCGCAAGGAGCGCTGGCCGCGTCGTTCTTCATCTCCGGCCAGAGGTTCCAGGTCGGTGCGGACACGATCAAAGTCCGTGGTCTGAGCATTTACGGCATGGTGGACGTGACCAAGAAGGGCACCCTCGTGCCGGTCGCGGTCACGGGGCTGCGGTCCGCGAAGATCAGCGGGCTGTGCCAGTCCGTGGTGGTGCCGATCCCGGTCCTGGGCCCGTACACGCTGAGGCTCACCGGCGGGGACCGGAGCCCGACTGAGGCGAAGAACATGTTCATCGACGCGACGTCCCTGTCGGCCGGGCAGGCGAATCTCGACGACCTCGACATCGGAGTGGCGGCGGGCGCGGTCAGTAAGGGCCCGATCAACCCGGAGGACAGGGACTCGCGATTCTTCGACCCCAACGGCGTCGCACAGCAGGCGGTCTCGGCCGTCCTGACCGACGTGCGGACGACCGCGGTCGCGGTTTCGGCTGCCACGCTCAACATCCCCGAGCTCGACCTGCGGCTCAAGCAAGGCCGTCGCGAGTGCTTCTGA
- a CDS encoding SDR family oxidoreductase produces MLAVMSEKTIALVTGANKGIGYEIAAGLGALGWSVGIGVRDEQRRMDAVAKLRAAGADAFGVPLDVTDDESVTAAAQLIEERAGRLDVLVNNAGAAGGWPEEPTTIDLETVRQLVETNVIGVIRVTNAMLPLLRHSAHPRIVNQSSHVGSLALQTTPGVDLGGISGAYAPTKTYLNAVTIQYAKELSGTNILINNTCPGYVATDLNGFSGAQTPEQGAVIAIRLAALPDDGPTGQLFDDDGVVPW; encoded by the coding sequence ATGCTCGCTGTCATGAGTGAGAAGACAATCGCGCTGGTCACCGGCGCGAACAAGGGAATCGGGTACGAGATCGCGGCCGGGCTGGGCGCATTGGGCTGGAGCGTCGGTATCGGCGTTCGGGACGAGCAGCGCAGGATGGACGCCGTGGCGAAACTGCGCGCGGCAGGTGCCGACGCGTTCGGCGTGCCCCTGGACGTGACCGACGACGAGAGCGTGACCGCCGCAGCGCAGCTGATCGAGGAGCGAGCGGGACGCCTTGACGTGCTGGTCAATAACGCCGGCGCTGCAGGCGGTTGGCCGGAGGAGCCAACAACCATCGACCTCGAGACCGTGCGGCAGCTGGTGGAGACCAACGTCATCGGCGTCATCCGGGTCACCAACGCGATGCTGCCGCTGCTGCGCCACTCGGCGCACCCACGGATCGTCAACCAGTCCAGCCATGTCGGCTCTCTGGCCTTGCAGACCACGCCCGGTGTCGACCTCGGAGGGATCAGCGGGGCGTACGCGCCGACGAAGACCTACCTCAACGCCGTCACCATCCAGTACGCTAAGGAGCTGAGCGGCACCAACATTTTGATCAACAACACCTGCCCCGGCTACGTGGCTACCGACCTCAATGGGTTCAGCGGTGCTCAGACCCCTGAGCAGGGCGCGGTGATCGCTATCCGGTTGGCGGCTCTGCCCGACGACGGCCCCACCGGTCAGCTATTCGACGACGACGGAGTCGTGCCATGGTGA
- a CDS encoding MBL fold metallo-hydrolase, whose translation MKIRFGRPDISRYADRFDLPEADQGLSVTFLGVSTLLVGDGTSAVMTDGFFSRPSLLAVVARRIAPHHARIDAALERAEVTSLDALVPVHTHFDHAMDSAVVAARTGARLVGGPSAANVGRGGDLPDDRIVHVTTGEQVTCGAFTLTLVESRHCPPDRYPGAINDPVVPPVTASSYRCGEAWSLLLEHTGGRSALIQGSAGFAPGNLSGRSADVVYLGVGQLGLQDEDYIRTYWKETVEAVGARRVILIHWDDFFQPLSKPLRALPYLGDDLDRTIRVIDRLATEQGVSLHFPTLWRREDPWAGL comes from the coding sequence GTGAAGATTCGGTTCGGTCGCCCCGACATCTCCCGTTACGCGGACCGCTTCGACCTGCCCGAGGCCGATCAGGGGCTGTCCGTCACCTTCCTGGGCGTGTCCACCCTGCTCGTCGGGGACGGGACCTCAGCCGTCATGACCGACGGATTCTTCTCGCGCCCCTCACTCCTGGCGGTGGTCGCGCGACGCATTGCCCCGCACCATGCGCGTATCGACGCCGCTTTGGAGCGGGCTGAGGTGACGTCACTCGACGCGCTCGTCCCCGTACACACCCACTTCGACCACGCAATGGACTCGGCGGTGGTCGCTGCCCGTACCGGGGCCCGTCTGGTCGGTGGGCCCTCTGCAGCCAACGTCGGACGTGGGGGCGATCTGCCCGACGACAGGATTGTGCACGTCACGACCGGCGAGCAAGTCACCTGTGGCGCCTTCACCTTGACCCTGGTCGAATCCCGTCACTGCCCACCCGACCGATACCCCGGGGCCATCAACGACCCCGTCGTGCCGCCAGTCACGGCATCGTCGTACCGCTGCGGCGAGGCTTGGTCCCTCCTTCTCGAGCACACCGGCGGCCGAAGCGCACTGATTCAAGGGAGTGCAGGCTTCGCCCCAGGCAACCTGAGCGGGCGATCGGCCGACGTGGTCTACCTCGGCGTCGGGCAGCTGGGCCTTCAGGACGAGGATTACATCCGGACCTACTGGAAGGAGACGGTCGAGGCGGTGGGTGCACGCCGGGTCATCCTCATCCATTGGGACGACTTCTTCCAGCCACTCAGCAAGCCTCTACGAGCACTGCCCTATCTTGGCGACGACCTCGACCGCACCATCCGTGTCATCGACCGACTCGCCACTGAGCAGGGTGTCTCTTTGCACTTTCCCACCCTGTGGAGGCGTGAAGACCCCTGGGCCGGGCTGTAG
- a CDS encoding DUF4259 domain-containing protein: MGTWNVGPFDNDTAAEFSGDLDQAPAGDREGLIRNTLVRAIGTHDYPNLPQRTPLDARASRLSVMTA, from the coding sequence ATGGGTACCTGGAACGTCGGCCCGTTCGACAACGACACCGCCGCGGAGTTCTCCGGCGATCTCGACCAGGCGCCCGCAGGCGATCGAGAAGGCCTCATCCGGAACACTCTCGTCCGCGCCATCGGCACCCACGACTACCCGAACCTCCCACAACGAACGCCGCTCGACGCCCGGGCGTCGCGGCTGTCCGTGATGACCGCTTAG
- a CDS encoding discoidin domain-containing protein produces MILLALTATVAALLPLLIFGGSASAGPGQALPAADPTSPPPAPHHQAAPAAAMEPAAPTLPRDGWTATASDHETTRGDHSPARALDADPNTMWHSNWTAPTTPLPHSITIDMKKTAVVSSLVYQPRATGINGRVGEYAIHLSSDGAAWGAAVATGTLADDNTVKTLSFAPKGARYIRLTATTEAGNRGPWTSAAEINLLGDPGTTASVVDLPRDGWTATASDHERIKGDHSPARALDADPDTMWHSKWTAPTTPLPHSITIDMKTARPVSALTYEPRRSGVNGRIGAYTVTTSTNGTTFSPPVARGTWKDDDTIKGATFTRTVTARYVRLTATTEAGGRGPWSSAAEIRVSGPADPTAHGMWGKVTGFPLVPVATAVLPNNKMLAWSAYGVDRFGGSNGYTQTAIMDLASGRVTQRRVDNTGHDMFCPGIAVLKDGRVLVTGGSNAKRASIYDPATDAWTSTADMNIARGYQAMTLLSTGDGFVLGGSWSGGSGGRDGEVWSSANGTWRKLSGVPVTTTMTADPRGPYRADNHQWLHATSNGRVLHLGPSRQINWISTSGNGSITAAGIRADSPDAMNGNAVAYDIGKLLTLGGATAYENVKATRRAYTVDLNGGGTPVSSRTGDMAYARAFGNSVVMPDGKVAVFGGQSFPVPFSDATSAMTPEIWDPATGRFTRMASMAVPRNYHSVANLLPDGRIFSGGGGLCGACATNHADGAIFTPPYLLNADGTEKTRPEISGGVPAHAANGAKLDVTTDSTITSFVLVRAGAATHSTDNDQRRVPLTFHQTGTGAYEVTVPADPGVALPGTYFLFALNAQGVPSEAKMLNLS; encoded by the coding sequence TTGATCCTGCTGGCCCTCACCGCAACCGTCGCGGCTCTCCTCCCCCTCCTCATCTTCGGCGGCAGCGCGAGCGCCGGGCCGGGGCAGGCTCTGCCCGCAGCGGACCCGACCTCCCCGCCGCCGGCCCCGCACCACCAGGCCGCCCCCGCCGCCGCAATGGAGCCCGCCGCGCCCACCCTGCCCCGCGACGGCTGGACCGCGACCGCGAGCGACCACGAGACGACGAGGGGCGACCACAGCCCCGCCCGCGCCCTGGACGCCGACCCCAACACCATGTGGCACAGCAACTGGACCGCCCCCACCACGCCGTTGCCCCACAGCATCACCATCGACATGAAGAAGACTGCGGTCGTCTCCTCGCTCGTCTACCAGCCCCGGGCAACAGGCATCAACGGCCGCGTCGGCGAGTACGCGATCCACCTCAGCTCCGACGGAGCCGCGTGGGGTGCCGCCGTGGCCACCGGCACCCTGGCCGACGACAACACCGTCAAGACCCTGAGCTTCGCGCCCAAGGGCGCCCGCTACATACGCCTGACCGCGACCACCGAGGCCGGCAACCGCGGCCCCTGGACCAGCGCCGCCGAGATCAACCTGCTCGGCGATCCGGGCACCACCGCCTCCGTGGTCGACCTGCCCCGCGACGGCTGGACCGCGACCGCGAGCGACCACGAGAGGATCAAGGGCGACCACAGCCCCGCCCGCGCCCTGGACGCCGACCCCGACACCATGTGGCACAGCAAGTGGACCGCTCCTACCACGCCGTTGCCCCACAGCATCACCATCGACATGAAAACGGCCCGCCCCGTCTCCGCCCTCACCTACGAGCCCCGCCGCAGCGGCGTCAATGGCCGTATCGGCGCCTACACCGTCACCACCAGCACCAACGGCACCACCTTCAGCCCTCCGGTGGCGAGGGGCACCTGGAAGGACGACGACACCATCAAGGGCGCCACCTTCACACGTACCGTCACCGCACGCTACGTCCGGCTCACCGCGACCACCGAGGCGGGGGGCCGCGGGCCTTGGTCCTCAGCGGCCGAGATCCGGGTCAGCGGTCCCGCCGACCCCACCGCCCACGGCATGTGGGGAAAGGTGACAGGCTTCCCGCTGGTCCCCGTCGCCACCGCGGTGCTGCCCAACAACAAGATGCTCGCGTGGTCCGCGTACGGCGTCGACCGTTTCGGCGGCAGCAACGGCTACACCCAAACCGCGATCATGGACCTCGCTTCCGGCCGCGTCACCCAGCGCCGTGTGGACAACACCGGGCACGACATGTTCTGCCCCGGCATAGCGGTCCTCAAGGACGGGCGGGTCCTGGTCACCGGCGGCTCCAACGCCAAGCGCGCCAGCATCTACGACCCCGCGACCGACGCGTGGACCTCGACCGCGGACATGAACATCGCACGCGGCTACCAGGCGATGACACTGCTTTCCACCGGTGACGGCTTCGTCCTCGGAGGATCCTGGAGCGGCGGCAGCGGTGGCAGGGACGGTGAGGTCTGGTCCTCCGCCAACGGCACGTGGCGCAAACTCAGCGGCGTCCCCGTCACCACGACCATGACTGCCGACCCGCGCGGCCCGTACCGCGCCGACAACCACCAGTGGCTGCACGCCACATCGAACGGGCGCGTGCTGCACCTCGGCCCCAGCAGGCAGATCAACTGGATATCCACCAGCGGCAACGGCAGCATCACCGCGGCCGGCATCCGCGCCGACAGCCCGGACGCGATGAACGGCAACGCGGTCGCGTACGACATCGGCAAGCTGCTCACCCTCGGCGGCGCCACCGCGTACGAGAACGTGAAGGCGACCAGGCGCGCCTACACCGTCGACCTCAACGGGGGCGGTACGCCGGTCAGCTCCCGCACCGGCGACATGGCCTACGCCCGCGCCTTCGGCAACAGCGTCGTGATGCCGGACGGCAAAGTCGCGGTCTTCGGCGGCCAGTCCTTCCCGGTGCCGTTCAGCGACGCTACCTCCGCGATGACCCCGGAGATCTGGGACCCGGCGACGGGCAGGTTCACGCGGATGGCGTCGATGGCGGTGCCGCGCAACTACCACAGCGTCGCCAACCTGCTGCCCGACGGCCGCATCTTCAGCGGCGGCGGCGGCCTGTGCGGCGCCTGCGCCACCAACCACGCCGACGGGGCGATCTTCACTCCGCCCTATCTCCTCAACGCCGACGGCACCGAGAAGACCCGGCCCGAGATCAGCGGCGGCGTCCCGGCCCACGCGGCCAACGGGGCGAAGCTCGACGTGACCACCGACTCGACGATCACCTCGTTCGTGCTCGTCCGGGCGGGAGCTGCGACCCACTCCACCGACAACGACCAGCGCCGCGTGCCGCTCACGTTCCACCAGACAGGCACGGGGGCGTATGAGGTCACGGTGCCGGCCGACCCGGGCGTGGCACTACCAGGCACGTACTTCCTCTTCGCGCTGAACGCCCAAGGGGTGCCCAGCGAAGCCAAGATGCTCAACCTGAGTTGA
- a CDS encoding SDR family oxidoreductase yields MADGGAIVNTTSNSALESALESGLEPGCSAYASMKGGLIVLTRYMAKEFSKRAIRVNAVAPGSTRTRISENAFERFPEVIPALAAKTALGRVGEPDDIGW; encoded by the coding sequence ATGGCAGACGGCGGGGCCATCGTCAACACGACCAGCAATTCCGCGCTGGAGTCCGCGCTGGAGTCCGGGCTGGAGCCCGGCTGCTCGGCCTACGCGTCGATGAAGGGCGGCCTGATCGTGCTGACCCGCTACATGGCCAAGGAGTTCAGCAAGCGGGCTATCCGCGTCAACGCCGTCGCGCCGGGTTCGACCCGCACCCGGATCTCCGAGAACGCCTTCGAGCGGTTCCCCGAGGTCATCCCGGCCCTCGCGGCGAAGACCGCGCTCGGCCGGGTCGGCGAACCCGACGACAT